One part of the Paenibacillus silvisoli genome encodes these proteins:
- a CDS encoding polyprenyl synthetase family protein, translated as MIENVHVDPDNGYRQAELKAARYFDLLHKQIEERAHVPALTSAIQLWKRGHIRRYSSWRSLLAWPTKRPHAGDGQRYLQWLHRYGKLDDYLERSVSYMYLRDLGKSLSSPDTQSKMKRTTADIKRWLQQAAAPGGGNTELLSLADLYRWAQKESVETTIIWVIDKLKHVAARIPEGMSAEHAQRKLMKIIVGVVLHALEEMDGKESPAERSRRIDEAVRLGYYYGLTYPFIDDLLDAQVLTEHEKALYSRMIRTTLVTGAVPAIGEWKGTNRVLLHYAQSELQEAFSYMKRHQPPKRQTQFLEQAFVFFHAQELDRAKDLSDASYSNEELYIPIILKSASSRLLARSVLAAPYDEEFEQHTFFYGIYNQLADDFADMEADRASGAVTPYTYYVTYRDQRPDLLNPYELYWTVIFHLIHHVYKGNDKAREVILDRAINGLKRCKERMGAEKYDVLMERFAFGSPAFHRLIRQMVDKAENVDFFDKLLRDRLVSMLRDDHKLKQEFQDTVNTAREQINESLPIAKTEGLLPMKELLIDAANYSLAGDGKRLRPIMTWFMGVHYYGMAASSIVPLWRSLEYMHTASLIFDDLPSQDNASTRRGRLALHELHNSATAELTGLLLIQRSTQEQASLKPFDAETVLALIQYSAQSAEEMCAGQAMDLASKGKTLTLEQLNAICFHKTGLAFEAALIMPAILARASEQEIKVLKNYAYHAGIAFQIKDDLLDLEGEAQLLGKPVMQDAANNTSTFVTVLGQEDARKQMWSHYCLAMEALGQLPRRCDFLRLVLDYMINRER; from the coding sequence ATGATAGAAAACGTACATGTTGACCCCGATAACGGTTATCGGCAGGCGGAGCTGAAAGCCGCCCGCTATTTCGATCTGCTGCACAAGCAGATCGAGGAACGGGCGCATGTGCCCGCTTTGACAAGCGCGATACAGCTGTGGAAACGAGGGCATATTCGCCGCTACTCATCATGGCGATCATTGCTGGCGTGGCCGACCAAGAGGCCGCATGCAGGAGACGGACAGCGCTATTTGCAGTGGCTGCATCGTTACGGCAAATTGGACGATTATCTGGAACGAAGCGTGTCCTATATGTACTTGAGAGACTTGGGGAAATCGTTAAGCTCGCCGGATACGCAGTCCAAAATGAAACGGACAACAGCTGATATCAAGCGCTGGCTTCAGCAGGCTGCGGCTCCGGGCGGCGGAAATACGGAGCTGCTCAGTCTGGCCGATTTGTATAGGTGGGCGCAGAAGGAGTCGGTGGAGACGACGATTATTTGGGTCATCGACAAGCTGAAGCATGTAGCCGCCCGCATCCCCGAAGGGATGAGCGCCGAGCATGCGCAGCGCAAGCTGATGAAAATTATCGTTGGCGTCGTGCTGCATGCGCTTGAAGAAATGGACGGCAAGGAATCGCCGGCGGAGCGCTCGCGGAGGATCGACGAGGCGGTTCGGTTAGGGTATTACTACGGTCTGACGTATCCGTTTATTGACGATCTGCTGGATGCGCAGGTGCTGACTGAGCATGAGAAAGCACTGTATTCACGGATGATTCGGACGACATTGGTGACGGGCGCGGTACCGGCCATAGGAGAGTGGAAGGGAACGAACCGAGTGCTGCTGCACTACGCGCAGTCGGAGCTGCAGGAAGCCTTCTCGTACATGAAACGGCATCAGCCGCCGAAGAGGCAGACTCAGTTTCTGGAGCAGGCATTTGTGTTTTTCCATGCTCAGGAATTGGATCGAGCGAAGGATTTATCCGATGCCTCTTACTCGAATGAAGAGCTGTACATCCCGATTATTTTGAAGTCCGCTTCCTCTCGGCTGCTTGCCCGGTCCGTTCTTGCGGCTCCGTACGATGAAGAGTTCGAGCAGCATACGTTCTTTTATGGCATTTACAATCAGCTGGCTGACGATTTTGCGGATATGGAGGCCGATCGCGCGAGCGGTGCGGTAACACCGTACACCTATTACGTGACCTACCGTGATCAGCGGCCGGATCTCTTGAACCCCTATGAACTGTACTGGACGGTTATCTTTCACCTCATTCACCACGTGTATAAAGGCAACGACAAAGCGCGCGAGGTGATTCTCGATCGTGCGATTAACGGGTTAAAACGTTGCAAGGAGAGAATGGGCGCGGAAAAATATGACGTGCTGATGGAGCGGTTCGCCTTCGGCAGTCCGGCTTTCCACCGGCTTATTCGGCAGATGGTGGATAAGGCGGAGAATGTAGACTTCTTCGATAAGCTTCTACGTGATCGATTGGTCAGTATGCTCCGCGATGATCACAAGCTCAAGCAGGAGTTTCAAGATACGGTGAATACGGCGCGCGAGCAGATCAACGAATCGCTGCCGATTGCCAAGACCGAAGGGCTCCTCCCGATGAAGGAGCTGCTGATCGATGCGGCTAACTACAGCCTCGCCGGAGATGGCAAGCGACTTCGCCCTATCATGACGTGGTTTATGGGCGTCCACTATTACGGGATGGCCGCATCCTCCATTGTGCCTTTGTGGAGATCGCTGGAGTACATGCACACCGCGTCGCTCATCTTCGATGATCTGCCCTCCCAGGACAACGCTTCGACGCGGAGAGGGCGGCTTGCGCTTCACGAGCTGCATAACAGCGCCACCGCAGAGCTGACCGGGCTGCTGCTCATCCAACGCTCGACGCAAGAGCAGGCATCGCTGAAGCCGTTCGATGCCGAAACGGTACTGGCCTTGATCCAATATTCGGCCCAATCGGCGGAAGAGATGTGCGCCGGGCAGGCGATGGATTTGGCATCGAAAGGGAAGACGCTGACGCTGGAGCAACTAAACGCGATCTGCTTCCACAAGACCGGTTTGGCATTCGAGGCGGCTTTGATCATGCCTGCGATTCTCGCCCGGGCAAGCGAGCAGGAAATCAAGGTGCTCAAAAATTACGCTTACCATGCGGGCATTGCGTTTCAGATCAAGGATGACCTGCTGGATCTGGAAGGCGAGGCACAGCTGCTCGGCAAGCCTGTCATGCAGGACGCCGCGAACAACACGTCAACCTTCGTCACGGTGCTCGGTCAAGAGGACGCGCGAAAACAGATGTGGTCGCACTACTGTCTCGCCATGGAAGCGCTCGGCCAGCTGCCGCGCCGCTGCGATTTTCTGAGGCTGGTCTTGGATTATATGATTAACAGAGAGCGGTAA
- a CDS encoding MFS transporter, with translation MKPINQNGLRVLYLIMLMEGLSLLGTRMTSMSIGIWLYYSTHQTTPILWIALFNELPAMLAGSMAGIVIDRFPKRLVLLLSDAGQAVGSVLLVMSFLFGFFSLPLLLAIVFLQGTCSMFQSPALQTVTAMLTSEEQRDRVNGIRETIFPLAGIIAPACISILYEPLGITGIVIVDGMTFLASAIFLLSVRLPDEARKNERNIAQDEQEAPRDIFAGIRFMLRYRLITLVVYIGVVNFLLNGTLEMAVAYVSGSSKKVGWEISFVLLCMNAGAFAGALIVAWVGRFRDRIKVMSAGYLVTGIMFIVFATVKGPIWLGFSLMLLMLPLPVGNAMISSYFQSKAPTAIQGRVFAFLYQTNMTSSSLSFLSLGPLVDHVLQPAAAKGELPWLYSFAGDPAVSGIALLYSAAGIIIMAVALTAFFRSRKLG, from the coding sequence ATGAAACCTATAAATCAGAACGGCTTGCGCGTTCTTTATTTGATAATGCTCATGGAGGGCTTATCGCTGCTCGGCACTCGAATGACCTCCATGTCGATCGGCATTTGGCTCTATTATTCGACGCATCAAACAACGCCGATTTTATGGATCGCGTTATTTAACGAGCTCCCCGCAATGCTTGCCGGAAGTATGGCCGGAATCGTGATAGACCGGTTTCCGAAAAGGCTCGTGCTGCTGCTAAGCGATGCAGGGCAAGCGGTTGGCAGCGTATTGCTGGTGATGAGCTTTTTGTTCGGCTTTTTTAGTCTGCCGCTACTGCTTGCGATTGTCTTCCTTCAGGGCACATGCTCGATGTTCCAAAGTCCCGCCCTGCAAACGGTCACCGCCATGCTGACAAGCGAGGAACAGCGGGATCGGGTTAACGGCATCCGAGAAACGATCTTTCCGCTTGCGGGAATCATTGCGCCTGCGTGCATAAGCATTCTCTATGAACCGCTGGGGATCACAGGCATTGTCATCGTGGACGGCATGACGTTCCTCGCGTCGGCGATCTTCTTGCTGTCGGTGCGTTTGCCGGATGAAGCAAGGAAGAATGAGCGCAACATCGCGCAAGACGAACAAGAGGCTCCACGAGACATTTTCGCCGGTATCCGGTTTATGCTCCGGTATCGGTTGATCACTCTAGTTGTCTATATTGGCGTCGTCAATTTCCTGCTGAACGGCACGCTGGAAATGGCGGTTGCTTATGTATCCGGGTCTTCGAAGAAGGTAGGCTGGGAAATTTCGTTTGTTCTCTTATGCATGAACGCGGGCGCTTTCGCGGGCGCTTTAATCGTAGCATGGGTGGGGCGCTTCCGGGACCGAATCAAGGTCATGTCGGCAGGATATCTGGTGACGGGAATAATGTTTATCGTATTCGCAACGGTGAAGGGCCCCATCTGGCTTGGATTCTCGTTAATGCTGCTGATGCTCCCGCTGCCCGTCGGCAACGCGATGATAAGCTCTTACTTTCAATCGAAAGCGCCAACTGCTATACAAGGGAGGGTATTCGCCTTCCTCTATCAAACGAACATGACATCCTCGTCGTTATCGTTCCTGTCTTTGGGTCCGCTGGTCGACCATGTTCTGCAGCCGGCAGCCGCAAAAGGAGAGCTTCCTTGGTTGTACTCGTTCGCGGGCGATCCAGCAGTTTCAGGGATAGCCTTACTATATTCGGCTGCAGGTATTATAATAATGGCGGTTGCGTTAACGGCTTTCTTCCGTTCGAGGAAGCTTGGGTAA